Proteins encoded in a region of the Mucilaginibacter sabulilitoris genome:
- a CDS encoding LysE family transporter, translated as MIFLTFFIGLIANFIGYIPPGNINLTLIQITINRGIKEAIRFIIAFSCVEFFFTYFIMHAARWLSGELRLAVVIDWIMVILFGVLGTITWIHRKKPPETNYSEHASIKYGILLGFLNPMQVPFWMVTGTYLITHEWILDGRVALVIFSIGSAAGAFLCLFLYAKFAKYIQEKFALSTRFINTGIAILFFAFAAYHVVKQIYLSFFK; from the coding sequence ATGATATTCCTAACCTTTTTTATAGGGCTTATCGCCAACTTTATTGGCTACATCCCTCCCGGAAACATCAACCTTACTTTAATACAGATCACTATAAACCGTGGCATAAAAGAAGCTATTCGTTTTATTATAGCTTTTTCATGCGTTGAATTCTTTTTCACGTACTTTATTATGCACGCGGCCCGGTGGCTTTCGGGCGAGCTCAGGTTAGCCGTTGTTATTGACTGGATCATGGTGATTTTGTTTGGTGTTTTAGGCACAATCACCTGGATACACCGTAAAAAACCACCAGAAACCAATTACTCTGAACACGCAAGCATTAAATACGGAATACTGCTCGGTTTTTTAAACCCTATGCAGGTACCTTTCTGGATGGTAACAGGCACCTACCTTATTACCCACGAATGGATATTAGACGGCCGGGTAGCCCTGGTTATATTCAGTATCGGTTCGGCGGCGGGCGCCTTTCTGTGTCTGTTTCTATATGCCAAATTTGCTAAGTATATACAAGAAAAGTTTGCCCTGAGTACCCGCTTTATCAATACGGGTATTGCTATCCTGTTTTTTGCTTTCGCGGCGTATCATGTGGTAAAACAGATCTATTTATCGTTTTTTAAGTAG
- a CDS encoding NUDIX hydrolase, whose translation MHNPQENPWKITSEKLIYNNPWISVTEYQVINPSSNPGIYGTVHFKNVAIGVIPLDDDLNTYLVGQFRFALNQYSWEIPEGGGPEGTDPLESAKRELLEETGLKATQWTEIQRMHLSNSVSDELSIIYLARGLTQFEAEPEDTEQLIMHKVPFAEVYRMVCDGEITDSVTVAAVLKVQLLLLENRL comes from the coding sequence ATGCATAATCCTCAAGAAAATCCCTGGAAAATAACATCAGAAAAACTTATTTATAATAACCCGTGGATAAGCGTAACAGAGTACCAGGTGATCAACCCTTCGAGTAACCCGGGTATTTATGGTACGGTTCATTTTAAAAATGTGGCCATTGGTGTTATCCCGCTTGATGATGATCTGAATACTTACCTGGTGGGCCAATTCCGTTTTGCTCTAAATCAGTATAGCTGGGAAATTCCCGAAGGGGGCGGCCCTGAAGGTACCGATCCACTGGAGTCGGCCAAGCGTGAGCTGCTGGAAGAAACCGGTCTTAAGGCTACTCAGTGGACGGAAATACAACGTATGCACCTCAGTAATTCGGTAAGCGACGAGTTAAGCATTATTTACCTTGCACGTGGTCTAACCCAGTTTGAAGCCGAACCGGAAGATACCGAACAACTGATAATGCATAAAGTCCCTTTTGCCGAGGTATATCGCATGGTTTGTGATGGCGAGATAACCGACTCAGTTACTGTAGCCGCCGTACTTAAAGTACAATTGCTTTTGTTAGAAAACCGTTTATAA
- a CDS encoding acyltransferase family protein translates to MSQRAQQNYIPALTGVRAMAAYLVFISHFAYIFDESFPHIVQRFFGEFHIGVSIFFVLSGFLITFRYYNNFHGLSKDWFMQYLKNRVARIYPMYFLLTVAAFIYYFITKDQSITKGYEHPVALLLMNVTFVRGFFYQFWDTGIAQGWSLTVEECFYFSAPIIFLIAKRYGKFYIQPVVITIAGILLYFIFSHVSWHGFFGNFTLVMLFTFFGRCFEFFVGMQLARYVLKKGFTRTNKVNYTYTGFLLIFVCVFVMALQPIPKGWAAGVESPVGIIVNNYFLCIAVALFFYGILTETTLFKKFLTLPFIELLGKSSYIFYLIHLGWIYNLMHNSFNWLNDYVFELYDKWGVDWHSPFEYDSLNLLYAFIVLNIISVTLFKLIEEPLNHYIRRSNFLVKYKPKPTHSKSIV, encoded by the coding sequence TTGTCACAGCGAGCCCAACAAAACTACATTCCTGCTTTAACCGGTGTACGGGCAATGGCCGCTTACCTGGTATTTATTTCGCATTTCGCCTATATTTTTGATGAAAGTTTTCCTCACATTGTGCAACGCTTTTTTGGTGAATTCCACATCGGCGTGAGTATTTTCTTTGTGCTTTCGGGCTTCCTGATCACCTTCAGGTATTATAATAACTTTCATGGTTTAAGTAAAGATTGGTTTATGCAGTACCTCAAAAACAGGGTGGCCCGCATTTATCCCATGTACTTTTTACTTACCGTTGCTGCCTTTATATATTATTTCATCACCAAAGATCAAAGCATAACCAAAGGGTACGAACACCCGGTTGCGCTACTACTCATGAACGTTACGTTTGTGCGCGGCTTTTTTTACCAGTTTTGGGATACTGGCATAGCTCAGGGCTGGTCGCTAACGGTGGAGGAATGTTTTTACTTTTCGGCGCCCATTATATTTTTAATTGCCAAGCGTTATGGTAAGTTTTATATACAGCCGGTTGTTATTACGATTGCCGGTATTTTGCTCTACTTTATTTTTAGTCACGTTAGCTGGCATGGCTTTTTTGGAAATTTTACGCTTGTAATGCTGTTTACGTTTTTTGGGCGTTGCTTTGAGTTTTTTGTGGGGATGCAGTTGGCCCGCTATGTACTTAAAAAAGGCTTTACACGTACCAATAAGGTTAACTATACCTACACCGGTTTCCTGCTCATATTTGTTTGTGTATTTGTGATGGCGCTGCAGCCAATTCCCAAAGGTTGGGCCGCGGGGGTGGAGAGCCCGGTAGGCATCATCGTTAATAATTACTTTTTATGTATAGCGGTGGCCCTTTTCTTTTACGGCATACTTACCGAAACCACTTTGTTTAAAAAATTCCTGACATTGCCCTTTATTGAGCTGCTGGGTAAAAGCTCTTACATTTTTTACCTCATTCACTTGGGTTGGATATACAACCTGATGCATAACAGCTTTAACTGGTTAAATGATTATGTTTTTGAACTTTATGACAAATGGGGGGTAGACTGGCACTCACCTTTTGAGTACGATAGTCTGAACCTCTTGTACGCGTTTATCGTATTAAATATTATATCTGTAACCTTATTCAAACTGATTGAAGAGCCGCTTAACCATTACATACGCCGCTCAAACTTTTTAGTTAAATATAAACCTAAACCAACACACAGCAAGTCAATTGTTTAA
- a CDS encoding acetylxylan esterase: MIKTVNKFKYLLLILLISAFVIGNMKAMAGNTKPHPKPLHTQPKDDDEEVVTNLIAHSDDGIFNSNASYTFEVKNTYHTDQEGRVAYVVTTPAGKPVAKDSVSVKISKNSSNSYHFTVPAMKPGFYKINFMINVSDYDDTTRRAFGIRPKEIRSGNPRPADFDSFWQTAKTELAAVEPNYKVTEKPELEKDNRRVFLFEMKSLDNITVRGWLTIPKGSSKSRRFPVFVGLPGYQVDLKPMLGEDEDLAILTINVRGQGNSRDVIHTKREDYITLNIEDKNKYVLRGAIMDCVRTIDFICSRPDLDPERIEISGGSMGGFLAVALASLDSRVKLVSAQNPILGDIRNLVGVADWPMNDIKKYVDNKPGLSFPKILDNLDYFDIKNFAPTIKSPILVGIGLLDPLAPPANEFAFYNNIPSKYGRIRIFKDLGHEVPKSFLEEDGHWMRDTFGLF; encoded by the coding sequence ATGATAAAAACGGTAAACAAATTTAAATATCTTCTTCTTATACTGCTGATTAGCGCTTTTGTTATTGGTAATATGAAAGCTATGGCTGGCAACACAAAGCCTCATCCTAAACCATTACATACGCAACCAAAAGACGATGATGAAGAAGTTGTTACCAATCTCATAGCACATAGCGACGATGGGATTTTTAACTCAAATGCCAGTTATACTTTTGAAGTAAAAAATACCTACCATACCGATCAGGAAGGGCGGGTGGCCTATGTGGTTACTACCCCTGCAGGCAAGCCTGTTGCTAAGGATTCGGTAAGTGTTAAAATTTCAAAAAACAGCAGCAACAGCTATCATTTTACCGTTCCGGCTATGAAGCCCGGGTTTTACAAAATAAACTTCATGATCAATGTTTCTGATTATGATGATACCACCCGCCGGGCTTTTGGCATCAGACCGAAGGAGATCCGCTCTGGCAACCCCCGCCCGGCAGATTTTGACAGCTTTTGGCAAACTGCTAAAACCGAGCTGGCAGCCGTTGAACCCAACTATAAGGTAACTGAAAAACCCGAACTGGAAAAAGATAACCGTCGTGTTTTCTTGTTCGAAATGAAATCGCTCGATAATATTACCGTGCGGGGCTGGCTTACCATACCAAAAGGAAGCAGCAAGAGCCGCCGCTTCCCGGTGTTTGTAGGTTTACCGGGTTACCAGGTTGACCTGAAACCCATGCTTGGCGAAGATGAAGACCTGGCGATTCTTACCATTAACGTACGGGGGCAAGGCAACAGCCGCGATGTGATACACACAAAAAGAGAAGATTATATTACCCTAAACATTGAGGATAAAAACAAATACGTACTGCGCGGCGCTATTATGGATTGTGTGCGTACTATCGATTTTATATGCTCGCGCCCGGATCTTGACCCCGAGCGGATTGAAATATCAGGCGGCAGTATGGGAGGTTTTTTGGCAGTAGCGCTGGCAAGCCTTGATAGCCGGGTTAAGTTGGTATCGGCCCAGAATCCCATACTTGGCGACATCCGTAACCTTGTTGGAGTAGCCGACTGGCCCATGAACGATATTAAAAAGTACGTGGACAATAAGCCGGGCTTAAGTTTCCCCAAGATTCTGGATAACCTTGATTATTTCGATATCAAGAACTTTGCCCCAACTATCAAATCGCCCATACTAGTGGGAATAGGTTTGCTTGACCCGCTGGCACCGCCAGCGAATGAATTTGCCTTTTATAACAACATTCCGTCAAAATATGGCCGCATCAGGATATTTAAGGACCTTGGACACGAAGTGCCCAAATCATTCCTGGAAGAGGACGGGCACTGGATGAGAGATACTTTTGGGTTGTTTTAA
- a CDS encoding acetylxylan esterase has product MRNINTYLKNTGFVVLVTLMTAFAYKANALCLQQNEDEGEVILDAKPANKNGLFKAGEEVSYRLSVKNKYRQKQEGKFSYIVTTDEGKKIFENSSDFSVGANGSKSLTVRIAPKAAGFYRINFMFNLSAYDDTVRKVFGVNPEAITSKLHKPDDFDSFWKETRMQLAKVSPQYKVIFRPDLSTKYKKVYSVEMKSYENLLIRGWMVVPTDGRKFPVHYRVPGYVVELKPNMDNDDYIAFDLNVRGNGNSKDVVHINTDNYSTTHIEDKNKYIYRGVYMDCLRGLDFLYSHPNLGIDTSKIFVEGGSQGGALAVVTAALDSRVKVLTMQVPLYADIRDNYTISASYKEQVVPFKMFRQYKNQHPAFTWEQFYDTFDYYDPQNFAPMIKCPVLMGIGLLDQFCPPRCSMALFNHISSTNKEFVCVPNSTHEVDFNYFMFQNVWVREKFRIP; this is encoded by the coding sequence ATGCGCAACATCAATACATATTTAAAAAATACCGGTTTTGTGGTTTTGGTTACGCTCATGACCGCATTTGCCTATAAAGCTAATGCTTTATGCCTGCAGCAAAATGAGGATGAGGGCGAAGTGATACTGGATGCCAAACCCGCCAATAAAAATGGCTTATTTAAAGCCGGAGAAGAGGTGAGCTATAGGTTAAGTGTTAAAAACAAATACCGCCAAAAGCAAGAGGGTAAATTCTCTTATATCGTTACAACAGATGAAGGTAAAAAGATCTTCGAAAACTCTTCCGATTTTTCGGTAGGGGCAAATGGTTCCAAAAGCCTGACGGTAAGGATAGCGCCTAAGGCTGCAGGTTTTTACCGCATCAATTTTATGTTCAACCTGTCGGCCTATGACGATACTGTTCGCAAAGTTTTTGGCGTAAATCCCGAAGCCATTACTTCTAAGCTGCATAAGCCCGATGATTTTGACAGTTTCTGGAAAGAAACCCGTATGCAGCTGGCTAAGGTAAGTCCGCAATACAAGGTTATTTTCCGGCCCGATCTGTCTACCAAATACAAAAAGGTTTACTCGGTCGAGATGAAGTCGTACGAAAACCTGCTGATCCGCGGCTGGATGGTGGTGCCTACCGATGGCCGCAAGTTTCCGGTGCATTACCGTGTACCCGGCTATGTAGTGGAGCTTAAACCCAACATGGACAATGACGACTATATTGCTTTTGACCTCAACGTTCGCGGTAATGGCAACAGTAAGGATGTGGTGCACATTAATACTGATAACTACAGCACCACGCATATTGAGGATAAAAATAAATACATATACCGCGGTGTATACATGGACTGCCTGCGCGGGCTCGACTTTTTATACTCGCACCCCAATCTGGGTATCGATACCTCTAAAATATTTGTAGAAGGCGGCAGCCAGGGCGGCGCACTGGCGGTAGTTACCGCTGCTTTGGATAGCCGGGTTAAAGTACTCACCATGCAGGTGCCCCTGTATGCTGATATACGGGATAACTACACCATATCGGCGTCATATAAAGAGCAGGTGGTGCCGTTTAAAATGTTCAGGCAGTATAAAAATCAACACCCAGCATTTACCTGGGAGCAGTTTTATGATACGTTTGATTACTATGATCCGCAAAACTTTGCACCAATGATCAAATGCCCGGTGCTGATGGGTATTGGCTTGCTCGATCAGTTTTGCCCGCCTCGCTGCAGCATGGCGCTTTTTAACCATATAAGCAGTACTAACAAGGAGTTTGTGTGTGTACCAAATTCCACACATGAGGTAGATTTTAACTATTTCATGTTTCAAAACGTTTGGGTACGCGAGAAATTCCGCATACCCTGA
- a CDS encoding sulfurtransferase, with product MSPLIEINDPALSGANTILIDARAGQDSYQRYLAGHLKNAAFVDLDKDLAAPVTDASKGGRHPLPSIDDFANLLGKLGITPQSHVLVYDDKAGAFGGARFWWMMRAIGHTSVQVLNGGLKAAVDAGVELSTDAYTPTPVSPYPVTGDFSDTVDIYETSLAAHDENRLVIDVRESPRYQGQTEPIDLIAGHIPGALNLPYTYNLDANGKYLPAETLRKIYEDTIGGVTYNEVIVHCGSGVTACHTLLGMDYAGISGPKLYVGSWSEWSRRHLPIGTTKR from the coding sequence ATGTCACCACTAATTGAAATCAACGATCCGGCTTTGTCCGGCGCGAATACCATTCTTATCGATGCCCGGGCCGGGCAAGACTCCTATCAGCGTTACCTTGCTGGTCATTTAAAAAACGCGGCTTTTGTTGATCTGGACAAAGATCTGGCCGCCCCCGTAACCGACGCCTCCAAAGGCGGAAGGCACCCATTACCCAGTATTGATGATTTTGCCAACTTATTAGGCAAATTAGGCATTACGCCCCAGAGCCATGTGCTGGTTTATGATGATAAAGCAGGCGCATTTGGCGGCGCACGTTTTTGGTGGATGATGAGGGCTATAGGCCATACCAGTGTGCAGGTTTTAAACGGTGGACTAAAAGCTGCTGTTGATGCCGGTGTGGAGTTAAGTACCGATGCTTACACGCCGACACCTGTAAGCCCATACCCTGTTACCGGTGATTTCAGTGACACCGTTGATATTTACGAAACCAGCTTAGCGGCACATGACGAAAACCGCCTGGTGATAGATGTGCGCGAATCGCCTCGTTACCAGGGACAAACCGAGCCTATCGACCTGATTGCCGGCCATATACCGGGTGCACTTAACCTGCCCTATACTTATAATTTGGATGCCAATGGTAAATACCTACCCGCGGAAACGCTGCGAAAAATTTACGAAGACACCATTGGCGGTGTAACGTATAACGAGGTTATTGTACACTGCGGCTCGGGTGTTACAGCCTGCCACACGCTGCTGGGCATGGATTACGCGGGCATCAGCGGACCAAAACTATATGTTGGTTCGTGGAGTGAATGGTCGCGCCGCCATTTGCCCATTGGTACTACTAAACGATAG
- a CDS encoding SRPBCC family protein, with protein sequence MKIYTLKKSQVIPISLDKAWDFFTSPLNLAQITPPNMSFVVTSDQTTDTKVYAGMIITYKISPLLGIKMDWMTEITHVAEKDYFVDEQRFGPYALWHHQHHFKEVESGVLMNDILHYAIPYGPIGRLSNSIFVGNKVKQIFEFREKAIEQLFGVYR encoded by the coding sequence ATGAAGATATATACATTAAAAAAATCTCAGGTTATACCCATAAGCCTGGATAAGGCCTGGGATTTTTTCACTTCGCCGTTAAACCTGGCTCAAATAACCCCTCCGAATATGAGCTTTGTGGTAACATCCGATCAAACCACCGACACCAAGGTGTACGCGGGCATGATCATTACCTACAAGATTTCGCCGCTTTTGGGTATAAAAATGGACTGGATGACGGAGATAACCCACGTTGCCGAAAAGGACTATTTTGTTGACGAGCAACGCTTCGGCCCCTATGCCCTATGGCACCACCAGCACCATTTTAAGGAAGTTGAGAGCGGTGTGCTTATGAACGATATTTTACACTATGCCATCCCCTACGGCCCTATTGGAAGGTTAAGCAACAGTATTTTTGTGGGGAATAAAGTAAAGCAGATATTTGAGTTTCGCGAAAAGGCTATTGAGCAATTGTTTGGGGTTTATAGATAA
- a CDS encoding lysophospholipid acyltransferase family protein, whose amino-acid sequence MKKFLGYILSPLAIAVFFLALLIFHPIQWVCYRMFGYTAHKRAVDILNLCLLSSVYVLGNTVTFINKQNLPVGRPIIFLANHQSLLDIPPLIWYLRKYHAKFISKVELTKGIPSISYNLKYGGGANIDRKDSRQSVAEIIKLANRMKENKWSAVIFPEGTRSKNGEVRSFQVGGIATILKKCPEALLVPIAIKDSWKMIRYGLYPLNTFTPMTWEVLSPIEPGKAPIEDLVLEAENQIRAALS is encoded by the coding sequence ATGAAAAAGTTTTTAGGCTACATTTTGTCCCCGCTTGCTATTGCAGTATTTTTTTTGGCGCTGCTCATTTTTCACCCCATACAATGGGTATGTTACCGCATGTTCGGCTATACGGCACATAAAAGGGCTGTTGACATTTTAAACCTTTGCTTACTAAGCAGCGTTTACGTGCTGGGCAATACCGTTACATTTATTAATAAACAAAATCTGCCTGTTGGCCGCCCTATTATATTTTTGGCCAATCATCAAAGTTTGCTAGATATACCTCCCCTTATCTGGTACCTACGTAAATACCATGCTAAATTTATTTCAAAAGTGGAGCTTACCAAAGGCATCCCGTCTATCTCCTATAACTTAAAATATGGAGGCGGCGCTAATATCGACCGTAAAGACTCACGCCAATCCGTTGCCGAAATTATTAAGCTTGCCAACCGCATGAAAGAAAATAAGTGGTCGGCAGTGATATTTCCCGAGGGCACACGTTCAAAAAACGGCGAGGTAAGGAGTTTCCAGGTGGGCGGTATTGCTACCATATTAAAAAAATGCCCGGAAGCCCTGCTGGTACCCATCGCCATTAAAGACTCCTGGAAAATGATACGTTACGGCTTATATCCCCTAAATACATTTACCCCCATGACCTGGGAAGTACTGAGCCCTATCGAGCCCGGTAAAGCCCCAATTGAAGACCTGGTACTCGAAGCCGAAAACCAGATCAGGGCCGCGTTATCTTAA
- a CDS encoding ribonuclease H-like YkuK family protein translates to MTWRKFSGEVIQSPIMEAVERAIEREAALGNKLKVCIGTDSQVKGTITDFATVIVFLREQRGGFMFIHQEKTAQKMSIKERMLSEVQKSIDIAYKLCDLLDLYDVDLEVHADINTNPMFKSNQALHEAMGYILSMGFVFKAKPEAFASSYCANKIVQ, encoded by the coding sequence ATGACCTGGAGAAAATTCAGCGGAGAGGTGATCCAATCACCCATTATGGAAGCGGTTGAGCGGGCAATTGAACGCGAAGCGGCCCTCGGCAACAAACTCAAAGTATGTATTGGCACAGATTCGCAGGTGAAAGGAACTATTACCGACTTTGCAACCGTAATTGTTTTTTTACGGGAGCAGCGCGGCGGTTTTATGTTTATTCACCAGGAAAAAACAGCACAAAAAATGAGCATAAAAGAACGTATGCTGAGTGAGGTGCAAAAATCTATCGACATTGCCTATAAGCTGTGCGATCTGCTCGACTTGTACGATGTTGACCTGGAAGTACATGCCGATATTAATACCAACCCAATGTTTAAATCAAACCAGGCGCTGCATGAGGCCATGGGTTATATTTTAAGCATGGGCTTTGTATTTAAGGCCAAACCCGAAGCCTTTGCCAGTTCATATTGCGCCAATAAAATAGTGCAGTAA
- a CDS encoding TIGR01212 family radical SAM protein (This family includes YhcC from E. coli K-12, an uncharacterized radical SAM protein.), with translation MQVTGSTTAVWEKGYNNYGPWLREKYKGQRVFKVIVDGGFTCPNRDGSKGYGGCTYCNVDSFTPSVSRNAPTVRQQVIEGMERARKGNKADKFIIYFQPNTNTYAPAHYLKMMYDEALSYGTEDIVGLSVGTRPDCIDMEKVALLESYTDRFDVDLEMGMESIYNDTLAQINRGCSHEELVKALNLVQNSKLDICVHTIFGFPWETHDMMLKYADEINRFPQIKFVKFHHLHIVEGSVMGVKYKREPFKVFSIDEYADFLCELLPRVRPDIVIQRLFGLSDRELLIAPNWGLKKSEIQYYIDQKILSRGVVQGSSLT, from the coding sequence ATGCAGGTAACAGGATCAACAACAGCGGTATGGGAAAAGGGCTATAACAATTATGGCCCGTGGCTGCGCGAAAAATATAAAGGGCAGCGGGTGTTTAAGGTTATTGTTGATGGCGGCTTTACCTGCCCCAATCGCGATGGCTCCAAAGGTTATGGCGGCTGCACCTATTGCAATGTCGATTCGTTTACCCCATCGGTAAGCCGCAACGCGCCAACCGTGCGCCAGCAGGTAATAGAGGGTATGGAGCGCGCCCGCAAAGGCAACAAGGCCGATAAATTCATTATTTACTTTCAGCCCAATACCAATACCTACGCCCCTGCGCATTATTTAAAAATGATGTACGACGAGGCGCTGAGCTATGGTACCGAAGATATTGTTGGCCTCAGCGTAGGTACCCGCCCCGATTGTATCGATATGGAGAAGGTAGCCCTGCTCGAGAGCTATACCGACCGCTTTGATGTAGACCTGGAAATGGGTATGGAGTCGATCTACAACGATACCCTGGCCCAGATTAACCGGGGCTGTAGTCATGAAGAGCTGGTAAAAGCCCTTAACCTGGTACAAAATTCCAAACTTGATATTTGTGTGCATACCATATTCGGTTTCCCCTGGGAAACACACGATATGATGCTGAAGTATGCCGATGAGATCAACCGTTTCCCGCAAATTAAATTCGTAAAATTCCATCACCTGCACATTGTAGAAGGTTCGGTAATGGGCGTAAAATACAAGCGTGAGCCTTTTAAGGTTTTCAGCATTGATGAGTATGCCGATTTTCTGTGCGAACTATTACCACGCGTGCGCCCCGATATCGTGATCCAGCGCCTCTTCGGCCTGAGCGACCGCGAACTGCTGATTGCCCCCAACTGGGGACTCAAAAAATCAGAGATCCAATATTACATTGATCAAAAGATACTCAGCCGCGGCGTAGTGCAGGGATCAAGCCTCACCTAA